The Streptomyces puniciscabiei genomic interval ATCTCCTTCGCCAAGATGCCCGACGGCAGCTCGCCGGTCGCCGTGGCCGTGGTGATCGAGGACGAGAGCGCCAACCGCGACGACATCTCCGGTGGCGGCCTGGCCGCGCCGATCGCGAAGAGCGTCATGGAGGCGGTCATCCAATCCAAGAAGTGATCTGCCCCGGAAGGTGACGCCGCTCACGTCTCCTCCACATCGCCGCACGTTGCGATACCGGTCCTGTATCGGGTTACGGGCTTGGCCAGGTCACACAAAGCGAGCCGGGTACGGTAGGCCCGGACGGCAGCCTCCGGCCGCACACGACTGTGCGGCCGGGACCGACGGAGAGGGCTGGTAGGTAGCTATGGAAGAGCCGCGTCGCCTCGGCGGCCGGTACGAGCTGGGCCAGGTGCTCGGCCGTGGTGGCATGGCCGAGGTCTACCTCGCGCATGACACCCGCCTCGGCCGCACCGTGGCAGTGAAGACCCTGCGCGCCGACCTGGCACGCGACCCTTCCTTCCAGGCCAGGTTCCGCCGGGAGGCCCAGTCGGCCGCCTCGCTCAACCATCCCGCGATCGTCGCGGTCTACGACACGGGCGAGGACTACATCGACGGGGTCTCCATCCCGTACATCGTGATGGAGTACGTCGACGGCTCCACGCTCCGTGAGCTTCTTCACTCCGGCCGCAAGCTCCTGCCCGAGCGCGCGATGGAGATGACCATCGGCATCCTCCAGGGCCTGGAGTACGCACACCGCAACGGCATCGTCCACCGCGACATCAAGCCGGCCAACGTCATGCTGACACGCAACGGCCAGGTCAAGGTGATGGACTTCGGCATCGCCCGCGCCATGGGTGACGCCGGCATGACCATGACCCAGACCGCGGCGGTGATCGGCACGGCCCAGTACCTCTCGCCGGAGCAGGCGAAGGGCGAGCAGGTCGACGCGCGCTCGGACCTCTACTCGACGGGTTGCCTCCTCTACGAGCTGCTGACGGTACGGCCCCCCTTCGTGGGCGACTCCCCGGTGGCCGTGGCCTACCAGCACGTCCGTGAGGAGCCGCAGCCCCCGTCGGTCTTCGACCCCGAGATCACCCCCGAGATGGACGCGATCGTCCTCAAGGCGCTGGTCAAGGACCCGAACTACCGCTACCAGTCGGCCGACGAGATGCGCGCCGACATCGAGGCCTGCCTGGACGGCCAGCCGGTCGCCGCGACGGCCGCGCTGGGTGCCGTGGGCTACGGCGGCTACCCCGACGACCAGCCGACGACGGCCCTGCGCGCCGACGCCGGCGCGGGCGCCACCAGCATGCTCCCGCCGATGAACCCGGACGACGGCGGCTACGGCTACGACGAAGGCCCCGGCCGCCGGGGCCGCCAGCAGAAGAAGTCCAACACCTCCACGATCCTCCTGGTGGTCGCCGGCATCCTGGTCCTGATCGGCGCGATCCTGATCGGCAAGTGGGTCGCCAGCAACAACAACGGCAACGGCAAGGTGCCGGTGCCGGCGTTCATCGGCCAGAGCGAGGGCACGGCCCGGAAGATGGCCGAGAACGTCGACCTGAAGGTGTCGGTCACGAAGAAGCCCTGCGACGACCAGCCGAAGGGCAATGTCTGCGACCAGGACCCGCAGGCCAAGAAGGAAGTGGACAAGGGCACCACGGTCAACCTGACGGTGTCGACCGGCGCGCCGAAGGTGAACGTGCCGGACGTCCGCGGGCTCCAGTTCGACCAGGCCCAGTCCCAGCTGACGGACAAGGGCTTCAAGGTCGAGAAGCAGACCCAGGTCTCGGCCCAGACGCCCGGAGTGGTCATCAGCCAGGACCCGCCGGGCGGCACGAGCAAGCAGAAGGGCACCACGATCACCCTCACGGTCGCCAAGGCCGAGGACAAGGTGACGATCCCCGACAACATCGTCGGTCAGTCCTGCGACGCCGCGAAGGCCACGCTCCAGCAGTTGGGTCTGGTGCCGACCTGCAACGACAGCCCGACCACCGACCCCAACCAGGACGGCAAGGTCATCTCGACCAACCCCCCGGCGGGCCAGCCGGTCTCCAAGAACACGCCGGTCACCATCAACGTCGGCAAGCTCCAGAACAACCAGCAGACGCAGGTGCCGGACGTCCGTGGTCGTACGGTGGCCGTGGCCAAGCAGATGCTGACGGCGGCAGGCTTCACCAACATCCAGTTCGCCCCCGGCAGTGACGGCAGCGACACCGCGATCGTCTCGTCCCAGGATCCGAAGCCGAACCAGCAGGTGGACAACCCCGGTGGCACCCCGGTCACGCTGACGACCATCAGCTTCGGCGGCAACAACGGCGGCAACGGCGGCAACGGCAACGGCGGCTTCATCGGCGGCAACGCCGGCTGACGCTCCCCGGCATCCGACAATGGGCCCCACCGTCTTGGTGGGGCCCATTCTTCTGGCCCCCCACAAGGGGCCCCGTCACCTCATCGCAGTTCTTCGGGCGGAGTCCGCTTGCTGTCGACCTTCTGCACCCGGACCAGCTCCCCCCACACCACATACCGGTACTCCGAGGTGTACACCGGAGTGCAGGTCGTCAGGGTGATGTAGTGGCCCGGCTTCTTCTTGCCGGACTCCTTCGGGAGCTGGTCGATGACCTTGACGTTGTACTTCGAGGTCTCCGGCAGGATCGAGAAGACCTTGTAGACGTACCAGTCGTCCCGCGTCTCGAAGACGATCGGGTCGCCCTTCTTCACCTTGTCGATGTTGTGGAACTTGGCGCCGTGGCCGTCGCGGTGGGCCGCGAGGGTGAAGTTGCCGGTCTTGCCGGTCATGGGGAGGGTCGCCTTGACGGGGTCCGTGTAGTAGCCGGCCACACCGTCGTTCAGGACGTCCGTGCTCGTGCCCTTCTCGACCAGGACCACGCCGTTCTTCATCGACGGCACGTGCAGGAAGCCGATGCCGTCCTTGGTGTCGAGGGCACCCGGAGCGGAGTCCGTGGAGTGCGCCCAGTGCTGGCGGACCTTTTCAGACTGTTTGTCCGCCTTGCGGTCCGCTATCACGTTCGTCCACCAGAGGGAGTAGACGACGAAGAGGGCGAGCAACAGACCGGCGGTGATGAGGATTTCGCCCACCACGCTGACCGTCATGGCGATCCGCCCGGGACGCCGACGGCGCGCGGCGGGCTCCGGGTCGGACGCGTCCGTGTGTTCTTCGGTGTCGTCGGCGGTCGCTGCCACAGTTTCCTTAGCCCCTACTCGATGAGCGCATCCGGCTTGCCCTTGCTGCGCGGGCGTTCCTCGACCATCTTGCCCCAGACGACCAGCCGGTACTTGCTGGTGAACTCCGGTGTGCATGTGGTGAGGGTGATGTAGCGGCCGGGTCCGGTGAAGCCCGAGCCCCGCGGAACGGGGTCCAGCACGCTGGTGTTTGACGGCGAGGTCACCGGCAGCGTGCTGGTCACCTTGTACACGAAGTACTCGTCCTGCGTCTCGACCACGACCGCGTCACCGGGCTTGAGCTTGTTGATGTAGCGGAACGGTTCGCCGTGCGTGTTGCGGTGCGCCGCGAGACCGAAGTTACCGGTCTTGGCATCGGGCATCGCGGTCTTCAGCGGGGGCTCGCCGTAGTGCCCGACCATGCCCTTGTCGAGGACCTTCTCCTTGCTGACGCCCTCCGCTATCGGCGCGACCACGTCCAGCTTGGGAATGTGCAGGATGGCGAAACCCTGCCCCGGCTCGAAGACCCCCGGGTTGCGCTTGCCGCTCGCCCAGTCGTCCTGGAGCTGGTGCGTCTCGCTGCCCGCCTGCGCGTGCGCGCGGATGTTGGTCCACCACAGCTGATAGGTGACGAACAGCAGCATCAGCACGCCGGTGGTGATGAACACCTCGCCGATCGCCCGGCTCGCGATGACGCCCGGGCTCGGCTTGCGCAGGCGCGCCTGCCGCCGTGCCTCCACCCGGGACAGCGGCCGGCCGGGCTCCGCCGAGTCCGCCGGCTCCGAGGGTGCCGCCTCCCGTCGGCCGCCATGGCGCCCGCCACGGCGCTTGGCGGCCTTTCTGCGGGCCGCGCGGCCACCGGCGGCGGGTCCGGCGCCGGAGGAGGCTGAAGAGGCTGCAGAGGCCCTGGAGGCGGTGGGGGTGGCTGTGACCTCGCTGCCGCTGCCCGAGGGCGGATCACCGGCGATCCGCAGCGCCATCGTCTCGTCGTCGAGGACGGGACGGGCGTCATCCCGGTACGGATACGGGGCGCCGTACGTGCCACCGTACGGATCAGGGGACGAGGACGCGCCCTGCGACTCGCCGTGCGGTCCGCCGTGCGGTCCGCCGTACGGCCGGCTGTACCGCTCCTGGTACGCCGCGCCCGCCGCGTCCCAGTCCTCAAGCGCACCGGAAGCCTCGTACGACTGATCCCCGTACGAGGCATCGGTCTCGCGTTCCGGGCGCAGCGCGGTCACGCCGTGGCCCTGCCCACCACCGGGGCCAGCCCCGTCGACCTCGCCACGGCGCCCGCGTCGCCGCACTCCACCAGCCAGTTGGCCAGCATCCGGTGCCCGTGCTCGGTCAGCACCGACTCGGGGTGGAACTGCACACCCTCGACCCGGAGTTCACGGTGCCGCAGGCCCATGATGATGCCGTCGTGGGTGCGGGCGGTCACCTCCAGCTCGGCCGGGACCGTCGCCGGCTCGGCGGCGAGAGAGTGGTAGCGGGTCGCGGTGAAGGGCGAGGGCAGACCCGCGAAGACGCCCTTGCCCTCGTGCTCCACCAGCGAGGTCTTGCCGTGCAGCAGCTCCGGCGCCCGGTCCACCACACCGCCGTACGCCACCTGCATCGACTGCATGCCGAGGCACACCCCGAAGACCGGCACGCCGGTGGACGCGCAGTGCCGGACCATGTCCACGCACACGCCCGCCTCCTCCGGCGTCCCCGGTCCGGGCGAGAGCAGCACCCCGTCGAATCCGTCCTGGGCATGCGCCGTCGACACCTCGTCGTTCCGCAGCACCTCGCACTCGGCACCCAGCTGATACAGGTACTGGACGAGGTTGAAGACGAAGCTGTCGTAGTTGTCGACGACGAGAATCCGCGCACTCACTGGTTGTCCACCGTCACATCGTTGAAGGGCAGCAGTGGTTCGGCCCAGGGGAAGACGTACTGGAAGAGGATGTAGATCACGGCCAGGACCAGGACGAAGGAGATCAGCGCCTTGATCCACGCGTTGCCCGGCAGATGCCGCCAGATCCAGCCGTACATGCCGTTCCTTCCGTATCCCCACGGCACCTGACTCACGCCGTACGCCACCAGACTAACGGCGCAGAGCCTCCGGTTCGCCTGCCTCCACAGACTGTGTGGAGTCCAGGTGCGCCCAGACGATCAGCCGATGACTGTGCCCCCATTCCGGATCGCACGTCGTCAGGGTCAGATACCGGCCCGGTCGCGTATACCCGGACTTACGTGGCACAGGGTCGATCACCTCAACGTCGGTCGGCACCGTTTTGTAGGGCCCTTTGTCGATCCGATACGTGAACCAGGTCGTCCCGTCCGTGAGGACCACGGCGTCCCCCGGCCGCAGCTCCGGGAAGTCCTTGAACGGATCACCGTACGTGCGCCGGTGACCGGCCACCGCGAAGTTCCCCTCCTGGCCGAGCTGTGCGGTGCCCGCGTAGTGGGCGAGCCCCTTCGCCAGGACGTCCCGGCCGGTGCCCTCCAGGACCGGCTTGTTCCACGTGAAACCGAGCCGCGGGATGTACATGATCGCGAAGGCCTTGCCGTAGTGGTACGGATCCGGCCGCGTCGCCTTGATCGTCTGCTCGCCCGGAGCGGTCGCCGTCGGCTGCACGCTCCCCTTCGCCCACTGCCGGTGCAACTGGTCGATCTGGTCGTTCATGGCGCCGTCGGCCCGCACGCCCGTCCAGAACAGCACGTAGGCGACGAAGAGCACGATCAGGGCGCCGACGGTGATGCACAGCTCGCTGACGGTCCGGACGATCACGCGCACCGGCGCCTCCGGGACGGATGGCTGGCGTACGGCTGACGGATGGCTACTGCACGGGCTTCGCGTAGTGCAGATCCACTGTGCCCGAGTAGCCCGGAAGAGTCACCGTCCCGTCGTCGGTCACTTTCCAGCCGAGGCCGTAGACATTGACGTACACCATGTACGTCTGGATCGCCTTGCTCGCCGCGAGCGCCTGCTGCAGCCTGTCCGGATCACCGACCGCAGTGATCTTGTACGGCGGTGAGTAGACCCGGCCCTGCAGGATCAGCGTGTTGCCGACGCAGCGCACGGCGCTGGTGGAGATCAGCCGCTGGTCCATGACCTTGATGCCCCGGGCGCCGCCCTGCCACAGCGCGTTCACCACGGCCTGCAGATCCTGCTGGTGGATGACCAGGTAGTCGGGCTGCGGCTCGGGATAGCCGGGAAGCTTGGCGGTGGCGTTGGGCGGGGCGTCATTGAGGGTGACGGTGATGGCACGGCCGGTGAGCTTCTGGGTGCCGGCGCTCTGCTCCAGCCCGCTGAGCCTGCGGTCCTGCGCCTTGCTGCTGCCGTCGTCGCTCTCCGCGAGGGACTCCACGCTCCCGCGCAGCGCCGCGTTGGACTCGTCCAGCCCCTTGTTCTTGCGGCTGCGCTGCTGGATCAGGTCCGACAGCTTCAGCAGAGACCCGTCCTGACGGATGTCGGTGCCCTTGGCCGTGTCGAAGCTGGTGAAGAAGATCAGTCCCGCGAGGGCGAAGACCGCCGCCGTGAGTACCCGCACGGGGCGGAAACGCAGGCGGCCGCCAGGGCCGGAGCCCGTTGATTGCGTCCCGGGGGAGTCGGCAGAATTGCTCAACGTACCCTTATCTCCTTCGGCGCCACGGAAGCACTACGCTAACGGACGCCCGGGGGAGCACACAGAGTCGCCATCATGGCCCCTTGTACGCTGCCCCGAGCCCCGAACCGGTTTACCTGCGCGGCCACGCAGCGCATCGACAGGAGAGACCCTCGTGCCGAAGTCACGTATCCGCAAGAAGGCCGACTACACGCCGCCGCCGGCGAAGCAGGCACAGGCGATCAAGCTGAACAGCCGCGGCTGGGTCGCGCCTGTCATGCTGGCCATGTTCATCATCGGCCTGGCCTGGATCGTCGTCTTCTACGTGACCGACGGCTCGCTTCCCATCAACGCGCTGAACAACTGGAACATCGTGGTCGGCTTCGGCTTCATCGCCGCCGGCTTCGGGGTCTCCACGCAGTGGAAGTAGCTCTGCCCAGGGCTATCCGCCGAGTTATCCACAGGCCAGGGGTGCTGTCCACAATCTCCCTGGGGAAAAGAAACTACGATCTGTGGATAACTCATCGGGCGTTGACGCCGGTGTGACTGGCCAAGCGGCCGCCATACACCTGTTCGCCCCCTGTCCGACCTGCGAAAACGCATCCGAGCGACAGGGGGCACAGTTGTGCCCGCACGCGGTGCACAAGATCCGCCACAGCCTGTGGACAACGGTTCGGTATCAGGTGAGCTGAGCGGTCCTGACCAGCGTGAGCACCACCACGACGGCGAGTACGACCGCGCAGGCGCCGTACTGGACCAGCGTCCGCTTCTCGCGCGGCGCGTGGATCATCGCGTAGCCGACGGCGACACCGGCGACGAGACCGCCGATGTGGGCCTGCCAGGCGATGTTGAAGCCCGGGATGAAGGTGATGATCAGGTTGACCACCAGCAGGGCGATCAGGGGGCGCAGGTCGTAGTTGAGCCGGCGCATCAGTACGCCGGTCGCGCCGAAGAGGCCGAAGATCGCTCCGGAGGCGCCGAGCGAGGCGGAGGCGGGCGCGGCGAGCAGATAGGTGAGCGCGCTGCCGGCCAGGCCGGAGACGAAGTACAGCGAGAGGTAGCGGGCGCGGCCGAGAGCCGCTTCCAGGGGGCCGCCGATCCACCACAGGCTGAGCATGTTGAACAGGATGTGGCTGAA includes:
- the pknB gene encoding Stk1 family PASTA domain-containing Ser/Thr kinase translates to MEEPRRLGGRYELGQVLGRGGMAEVYLAHDTRLGRTVAVKTLRADLARDPSFQARFRREAQSAASLNHPAIVAVYDTGEDYIDGVSIPYIVMEYVDGSTLRELLHSGRKLLPERAMEMTIGILQGLEYAHRNGIVHRDIKPANVMLTRNGQVKVMDFGIARAMGDAGMTMTQTAAVIGTAQYLSPEQAKGEQVDARSDLYSTGCLLYELLTVRPPFVGDSPVAVAYQHVREEPQPPSVFDPEITPEMDAIVLKALVKDPNYRYQSADEMRADIEACLDGQPVAATAALGAVGYGGYPDDQPTTALRADAGAGATSMLPPMNPDDGGYGYDEGPGRRGRQQKKSNTSTILLVVAGILVLIGAILIGKWVASNNNGNGKVPVPAFIGQSEGTARKMAENVDLKVSVTKKPCDDQPKGNVCDQDPQAKKEVDKGTTVNLTVSTGAPKVNVPDVRGLQFDQAQSQLTDKGFKVEKQTQVSAQTPGVVISQDPPGGTSKQKGTTITLTVAKAEDKVTIPDNIVGQSCDAAKATLQQLGLVPTCNDSPTTDPNQDGKVISTNPPAGQPVSKNTPVTINVGKLQNNQQTQVPDVRGRTVAVAKQMLTAAGFTNIQFAPGSDGSDTAIVSSQDPKPNQQVDNPGGTPVTLTTISFGGNNGGNGGNGNGGFIGGNAG
- a CDS encoding class E sortase, with product MAATADDTEEHTDASDPEPAARRRRPGRIAMTVSVVGEILITAGLLLALFVVYSLWWTNVIADRKADKQSEKVRQHWAHSTDSAPGALDTKDGIGFLHVPSMKNGVVLVEKGTSTDVLNDGVAGYYTDPVKATLPMTGKTGNFTLAAHRDGHGAKFHNIDKVKKGDPIVFETRDDWYVYKVFSILPETSKYNVKVIDQLPKESGKKKPGHYITLTTCTPVYTSEYRYVVWGELVRVQKVDSKRTPPEELR
- a CDS encoding class E sortase, whose translation is MTALRPERETDASYGDQSYEASGALEDWDAAGAAYQERYSRPYGGPHGGPHGESQGASSSPDPYGGTYGAPYPYRDDARPVLDDETMALRIAGDPPSGSGSEVTATPTASRASAASSASSGAGPAAGGRAARRKAAKRRGGRHGGRREAAPSEPADSAEPGRPLSRVEARRQARLRKPSPGVIASRAIGEVFITTGVLMLLFVTYQLWWTNIRAHAQAGSETHQLQDDWASGKRNPGVFEPGQGFAILHIPKLDVVAPIAEGVSKEKVLDKGMVGHYGEPPLKTAMPDAKTGNFGLAAHRNTHGEPFRYINKLKPGDAVVVETQDEYFVYKVTSTLPVTSPSNTSVLDPVPRGSGFTGPGRYITLTTCTPEFTSKYRLVVWGKMVEERPRSKGKPDALIE
- a CDS encoding aminodeoxychorismate/anthranilate synthase component II, with product MSARILVVDNYDSFVFNLVQYLYQLGAECEVLRNDEVSTAHAQDGFDGVLLSPGPGTPEEAGVCVDMVRHCASTGVPVFGVCLGMQSMQVAYGGVVDRAPELLHGKTSLVEHEGKGVFAGLPSPFTATRYHSLAAEPATVPAELEVTARTHDGIIMGLRHRELRVEGVQFHPESVLTEHGHRMLANWLVECGDAGAVARSTGLAPVVGRATA
- a CDS encoding class E sortase, whose amino-acid sequence is MRVIVRTVSELCITVGALIVLFVAYVLFWTGVRADGAMNDQIDQLHRQWAKGSVQPTATAPGEQTIKATRPDPYHYGKAFAIMYIPRLGFTWNKPVLEGTGRDVLAKGLAHYAGTAQLGQEGNFAVAGHRRTYGDPFKDFPELRPGDAVVLTDGTTWFTYRIDKGPYKTVPTDVEVIDPVPRKSGYTRPGRYLTLTTCDPEWGHSHRLIVWAHLDSTQSVEAGEPEALRR
- a CDS encoding DUF881 domain-containing protein, translated to MSNSADSPGTQSTGSGPGGRLRFRPVRVLTAAVFALAGLIFFTSFDTAKGTDIRQDGSLLKLSDLIQQRSRKNKGLDESNAALRGSVESLAESDDGSSKAQDRRLSGLEQSAGTQKLTGRAITVTLNDAPPNATAKLPGYPEPQPDYLVIHQQDLQAVVNALWQGGARGIKVMDQRLISTSAVRCVGNTLILQGRVYSPPYKITAVGDPDRLQQALAASKAIQTYMVYVNVYGLGWKVTDDGTVTLPGYSGTVDLHYAKPVQ
- the crgA gene encoding cell division protein CrgA translates to MPKSRIRKKADYTPPPAKQAQAIKLNSRGWVAPVMLAMFIIGLAWIVVFYVTDGSLPINALNNWNIVVGFGFIAAGFGVSTQWK
- a CDS encoding rhomboid family intramembrane serine protease, which encodes MDHAEGSTQNAAHRVPVCYRHPDRETGVRCTRCERPICPECMVSASVGFQCPECVRGGSGSGPAPTASRPRTIAGGSVTADPRLFTKVLIGINIAVFLLQQAVGYSFTDRFELIGRAPFGLPEGVAEGQYYRLFTAMFLHSPTNFSHILFNMLSLWWIGGPLEAALGRARYLSLYFVSGLAGSALTYLLAAPASASLGASGAIFGLFGATGVLMRRLNYDLRPLIALLVVNLIITFIPGFNIAWQAHIGGLVAGVAVGYAMIHAPREKRTLVQYGACAVVLAVVVVLTLVRTAQLT